The Drosophila innubila isolate TH190305 chromosome 2L unlocalized genomic scaffold, UK_Dinn_1.0 4_B_2L, whole genome shotgun sequence genome segment cgaacattttcttttaatagatatttcaaaatcgaacaaatatgttttttttagcataGATCATTGAAAACAGGGTTCATGTTGataactatatttattgcatttatgtGTCTGCAAAATATCTCTCTCATTTATGAATTACTAAATTGTGATAGTCTGTAGCaattatatctatttatttgtctTGTAGAACGAAGCTGGGTATGACGCCATCGATTCCAGCTGTAAATGTAATATCCATCTTAACCGCTAGTTGCCGTAACGCATAAACTTAATCCGGTTGAATTCTCAGCGCAACCTTTGAGCAACCTTTGCAAACCATTTAATAGCCGCAACGACGACAACTTTGCCGCACTTCActtagcagcagcagcaataagagggacaacaacagcagcattatcaacaacaaacaaaagagcaacaacattattaCTGAAAAGTTGTCAGGCTGCTGGAGAAGTCGGGAGGCGGGTGGGCGATGGGCGTGGCTGGGCGAAAGCTGAAATTGCCACAGCAAATCGAAGCTgcaacagttgttgctgctgtcaccgttgttgttgttgttgctgtcactgTTTGGCATTGCTTTTAAGCTTAGTTAAGAAGTACTTTGAAGCGCTTTGGCTAAGGCAGCGCCAAATGTCCTTGCAACTGGACTCACTGGACGAAAGACAGTTCCAGTTTTATTTGTCGTGCCACCAAAATTGTTGCTTCATTACGtttaatgtgtatgtgtatgtgtatttctTGCGGTTGTTGTGGATGCtacaaattgcatatttatttgctttgctaAAATGCGAATTTTCAGTCCGAGTCTAATCGCATAATACTGCATAATACTGCACATTGTTTCAGTGAGTCCCAAGCTCAACTCTGATCTGAGGgtatttgattgaaatttatatgtagCAATTTGTGCATGCAACTTgatgtaataaatttgttgttactcAACAGCTTGGATTTGATTATGCAATGTCCTCACAAATAGggtatttgacttttttaataggatttgaaataaatatgatagAGGAATGAGTTTCAACTCAATCAGAATACTTTACACTCAATGTTACTTGAATTTTGACAACCTTGAGATCATGAATTCTGAAATATCCTCAATTACACACAATGTCAggaaagttatttaaattctaataaagctggaaaatttcaatattctttaaataattttagaaaaaaacacTTGTAAAAAATGTCAATGAAAAAACCATGATAATTTTTGAGCTAGAAaatcacatatatattttctttaagatAAAAGACTGTTAGTAGAAAGTAGCTATTATagaaataagaatataaaatataattttgccatctttaaatagttttcaataaaaatttattatatttattttaaaatgtttagcgcAGCTTAACTTAGAATTATAACAGTTAAATCATCAAAATGTTCTCTGCAAGAGTATCTAAGCTTCGGCAACTCTATAAAAAAATCACCACCTCTTTTTTCGGCTTCTGACTGGCAACTTGTCGTTCGTCACTTGGAAATTCAATGAATATTTGCTGCAGCATccggaaagaaaaaaaataaatttggaagAGAAATCAACAGAGAAATTTACCAGTGGCTGCAATGTGCGGACATGAGATTTGTATTGAAGTGAACGTGGAGGAGAAATGTGAACGGAGAAAGGTGGTGACAACTGTAAAATCGGCCAGCAGGcgaaaatgcaatgcaaaattCATTTTACTCGAactaaagtaattttttgGTAGCCAATACGATGACAACTTGCCTGAAAAGCTCTcttaacgttgttgttgttgttttaatgcAGCATTTTGTGGCCACGTTTTGCTCTTCAATTCGTAATTACAACGTCTTGTGCTATCTCTTTCAACCAACGTTTCTCAGTCTCTCTCTTACTCAGTTTAcgtgtatgtctgtatgtctgttagtgtgtgtgtatgtgtgtgtgtgtgtgtgtatgtgtggtgtggtgtggtgtggaAAATCTTTACACAAatatcaataacaataaattgtacatttattttaagggCAGCAATATGGGCGgctgcaaacaaaataataaattccttTGGCCCAAGCGAAAAACAATTTGCctttatagaaaatttttgGTAGAAAACACCAATTTGTCTTGCTTAATCTcagttcattaatttaaagtgcTATTTGGAGCGAGTGAAGAACTTTTCGGAGAACTTCGAACAGACCTTGGCGTAGGCTCTCCACTTGACCAGTTTCAGCTAGAGCGGAGAGTCGTGTCGTGACACGATAACATGAGCCaataaagccaaattgatgaAAAATGTGGTAatcagtaatttaaaaattaatttatatatttttctatactgTAGAGTCACTTGGCTCGTGACACGCGCTCATCTCCAACAATGTACCTCAATCTTGGCATTGTCTGCatgtcaaaacatttttgggCCTTGTGGTTATAGGGGAAGAGGAGGAAGGGGCAGGCAACGTTGCCTTGCTACAAATTTCATTCCATTTGGCTTAGCATTTGGCAATCATTTGCGGAGGAGCCAAGCATCTTTTGCCAGGATTAGGGTCAAGTGTAGTGCCAACTCTGACCACACACTTTGCCCTTCGTTTGCCGGACtcgtttttaataattcatgaGACATTTCTGTGGCTGACCTTCACAATTTTCGGCTTAATTTCTATTGTTTGCTACATGCTAACCACTGTCTCCCCTTTGAGAAGTGGAAACTGTCACAGCAAAGAGTCTCAATGTCTGAAGGGAAGTAATGTGGTCCAGTTTCTTGGAAGCGTAGGTGTTGCATTTGTCAGGGCTTGACACTGATTTCAAGTCGTGACACAAGCTGTGGGCATTCAATCAGAATCAGTGACTGATTAAAGAAAGTTACTGATTAATTAAGACTGTTATTCTAGTCTCATATTTAATGCAAAGTTCTAAATGACAAAAGGTTAATTTCACTTGACTTGTGTGACCAtcaaacaaaagtaaaattcacaaaaagtATCCCCAATCGAGTCTCAGTAAGTGTAGATGATTTATCAGCgtattattaaaaactcaTTTGATTTCTATTAGTGAACTATAAGGCTTATATCTGCATCCTTTCAGATTTGAAAACAGCTAATTTGAAAACAGATAATTGTTTCCCATTAGATTCCCATTTTATAATGACTTTATTTTATCGGCTTTATTAaagaacaacaatttgcaacacaacttaaattttcttcCAGAATTTGTAGATTCGCCCATCGGTATTGAAAATACTACGCAGCATAAAAACCTGAAGCATACCGACAATAATCATGGCTATGAACTGAGCACAGGACCAATTGTTAACCAAAGTGAAACTCGATTCGGCCAACTTGCGATCCTTGGCCTCGTTTGTGCGAATATAATCCTGGCTCTGACGCGATCGCATGATGTTCAACGAGATCTTGGTCAAATAGTCATCCAAGTGAGTGTAGGTGCGATCGAAATGATAATCGGTGGTCATGTCCTTGATGAGTAATTGACGCTCCAGTTCCTCATGATTGGCGGCAGCAATTTCCAGATTGAAGACAACAATCTTCTGATTGAAGGAGCTGATGGTGTTGTCAAAACACAATTTATAGATGCCTGTTTCATTGGCCACCAGCTTGTGCTTGACCTTGCCCTGCTTGTGATCCGTGACAAGGAGTCGACGCAGTGGATccatcaaattgaaattgatatgTGGCTCCCCCTGGCCACCATGAATGACCTGATACTCCACGAAAATGAGCTCGGTGGCAGCCACAGCCTGATGGTAGCACTCCATGCGTCCAGCTTCAGCAAATATGGTTAAGCGGTGACGAGATACTTCCGCCTTGCCACCCAtccccagcagcagcagcagcagcagcgtgcAACATGCGACTTGGAgcatcattttatttgtacagAATTGAAAAGGGAAATCGTTTCAACGATTGTCAATTCGCACAGTTTTCCAATCCAAAGCAGCGCCTACTCTAAGCCCAGCGGCATTTAATAGCCGCACAGTGACTGTTGTCAGTAACTGGCTCATACATTCAATACCATAAAGTTGCAACCACCCAACCGCCAACGGTTCCACCATCATCCTGTCTGCCTGCAACACCAAACTAAAAGCAACTGCATCAAAAGGAATATGAATTGAGGTCgatgtgtaaatatttgtcaaCGGTAATGGAAATTTATGCTGCCGCgactgctgcctctgctgcagCTTCCTCAGCCGCAACTCGTGTCTCGTGACTCGTGAGAGGGCGTGGCAACTGGATGTaagctttcattttttaaaactgttgGCGCCGCTGCCTGCAGTTtagtcacaaaaaaaaatatggataCCCACAAAATGGGCAAGGCGATGACGCACAGTGGGTCACAACGCGACAAACAGTGTGCTTAGAAATTAGAGATACATTTCTAAAAAATGtccaattaatataaatagtaataatattttctattttttattttttcctaactaaattttccattttctttgcACTTTAGCCCACTGTAAAACTGGCGAAAGAGGCAGCTGCAAAAGCCGCGTTTTCCcaaagaaacacacacacacacacactctcgggcacacacacatttgtttGAACACGTTTGCAGCGGTTTTccttctcatttttttttttttggtgtgttGCTTGCgcataaaaaatgcaactgCCGCGTCGCACTACACTTTGGTTATTTgctttacaaaaaatgttctcATTCCCCCACTCTTACTTCCTGTGCCCCCCTTACAACGACAGATAGAGAAAAGGGCACAAACTTGCATCAACTTCACAGCCGTCGGCTAAAATACGCAGTCGATGCATGAAAGCTGCAaataatagcaacagcaacagcaacaacaacaactactacatgGGCAGAAAGGAACGAATGCTTGTCGGGGTGAAGAGGCATCTAGGTTAGCAGTTGgcaggtggcaggtggcaAGTTGACGTGGGGCAAGTGGGAGCAAGCACTTCCTCAatggctgctgttgcaactgggCGCCAAGCTTTGCACATGCCACGAAATGTTGTAGGTGTCGTAgagtcagtgtgtgtgtgtgtgtcgatgTGTGTGTTACTCTAGTTGATTGTTAGCCTGAGGCGCGACAGGTGCAAGAGCGGCTCAGTGGGGCACAGTCTATGGAAGGGGCAAGAACAGGGCAGGGGAAGGGGCAGAGACTGCCTGTCAGCAAGCCAGCCAATtacttttatgaaattatgaaaattgattGCTGGGCTGCaaatgattttattgaataattatcTGCATGACAAAGTATATAAGAGAAAGTGAGAAATTATGAGTGGGTGCAAAGATAGCTTTATTAGAAAAAGAGCTGGAAATTCAGAAAACTTTTCTTAAATGAGATTGATTAAATAAGAAAGAGAAGACAAaaaagagagtgagacagagagcAAGATGTGGCGGAAAGGAATGACAGTTCTCTTTGCTTACCAAGCTAGTGTATTCTCCAAAAATCATAAGgaacatacaaatttaaattcttatttattaattcttattcttgaaataaataaacacagaattatacaaataacaattttatgaatataatattttattcaactaaGGGCCGGTTTCTCAATGTCTATTTAAGGGGTTTGAGAACaatacaacatttattttgacgtaaaatgtatagaaattatggtcaaattggaatttatctattttattaaatttaaggagacattgaaaaaccagccctaagtttttattgaataaagaTAGAAACGATTTCATACTCGCACATAACTTATCTAAAGGGTTCCTTTAAagttgtaatatatttatattacaagCCCAGTTTCtgaaattttctttgcttatttatatttgtattatactTATTATGTTTGTGGTGAAGCACgagttgaaattttttgtatgtgttgACCTAAGACTCGgcttgcttcttcttttttgaatAAGCTCGTATGTCTcttgaatatattttgtaaatttccaTGCTTTGTGTTActttactatatttaaatcaattgtttTCCATCAAAACTTCTAGTTCTTGTCGACAGTCTGTTACATTTACTTTTCATAAGTTCACATTTCATTCTTACTGCTACAATTAACCTTGTTTTTTTGACCACGCCCACTCGGCAGTGCAGCAGGCGTTGGTAATTAACAACTGCATCAGGTTCATAATGTTTACTCAGCTGCAGAAACGACGCAGTGTTAATTACTCtccagacagagagagaaacaaagggagagtgagagtgacAGCGTTGTAGTGGCGATCTGGGTTCAGTTTTGGTGTTGCAAGTGccactgcaactgctgcatgTTCGCGGCATGCTGACATAGTGGCTCACTTACCTGGTGGAATGAGAATGACAGCAGACTCGGGCGCGTGAAAGTTGCAAATTAAAGCGCCACCTGTGGACAGTTTGCTCCCCTGTGTATCtacgtctgtgtgtgtctgtgtactTGTTTGCCAGAGTGATAATAACAAAATGGCGCAATTATGGCTGCCATCAAGACCTGCCACGCCCTCAACGTGACACTCAAAGCCTTGCCACAttgcagaaaaacaaaaaatacatggggaaaaatggaaataatatacaatggaaaggaaaaaaaattatattttcttggaCATTTAACGCGCTACAAGCATTTCATGGCAGTTACTCGTAAGTGGCATTTTAAAGCCTGGCAATAGCGATCGTTTATCACACGAAGGACAACGGGCGGGCTGAAGTTGGAGGTGCCCTTTCCTTGGTACTTGGTCCTTGGTCCTGGCCATCGGCATCGGCACCGGCATCGTTGTTAATTTCATTACCAGGCGGACACTGCAAATTCTGCACAATcgtaaaaatacatttaattgcaGCCGGGGAGCAAATGAAATGCGTGCAAGCTGGCCAAAGTCATGGACAGAAACCGGGAGGAGGAATGCAGGGGGCAGGTACACACAAACCATTAAAAGCCAGTGTCCATTTTAACGATCAAATTATTGCTGAAATATTATAGGAACGCAGGGACGTTCACAGAAAGAAGTCAGTGCGTTTCCTTCGTTTGTCACCGCATCTCCTGGCCGAGGTCCTGGCTGAGGTCGACCCAGAGACCGATAATGTGACATCCTCGACGGGTGGGCAGCTTGTGCCCCCCATTTGATACATTTAAATGGCGCCAGCTGTCGTCGACGTTGCTCTGCGCTCTGCGTAATAAGCAACAACGAGCAGCATTCAAAGTTAACATGGAGTTGGCATTTAAGCTGACTGCAACTTTAGTTTCAAGTTTGTTCAGCAAGAAATAAAGGAATTTGAAATCATTTacgaaaaatttcaatgttatAATCAAGTTAACAACGAAcctaaatacaaattaaatgatatgATAATTACTACATTAAAACTTTCtgataaaaatactaaatgaTTTTgactataaaagttattttaaaagattataATCCTTTGAAATTAAACTATTGAAATGTATCTGCATTTGCCGAGAAGGAagatagaaaattaatttcatgaataaaaaaacatttattcacAAGAAGCAATTTAATATTGCAAACACAGAGCTGTCTTTTGATTGCTTCAAATGCGCTTACATTCAAAAGGCAACGCcaaaaataatagataaattGAGCTTTCTGCTGGAAATTGCAGGCAAAGAGATAGAAACgcagatattttttatatgcctTTGCGGCTTTTCATTTCCACAGAAAGCAGGTTGCAATCATGTGTGGTAAGTTCACTATAAAGTGAACTGTGGCGTGACTAGCTTatgatataatattaatattgctaaggtagaaatgaaaattcaacaGTGACTGTCAGATATTTCTGATTCGCCAATCaacaaaagatatttaaaggatattacaaaattatctTCGTAAACTTAAACATTTGAAATCAGCtagaaacataaaataaaataagtttttttgcTTATTCAATTCAACTTTTACTAATTTATTCAATAACAAACTCTACTCTTATGTTTTGTATTTCTGTAGCTGGGGATGCAATGTGGCAAACTGAGCTCATAATTAAGCTCTGACTAACTTGACAACTAATCAGCTTAGCGTTGTGTCAAACGTTACGTATGTCTGGGGattattgttggttgtgtcATAAGTAGTTCTGATATCTACAAGTAGATGGACAAAGGGAGGTTTATTTGTGTGACtctattaaaaacttttgagTGAGGACAGCAAATTATGACAGGCATTGGTTAGGTTCtaaagaaactaaaataataaataaacggCAAAGGTTACCActcaaaattattatgatatCTGGTTAACCAAAAACTTCTCGGAAATGTCGTAAGCTTAAACCAGAATTTAATATGATTTCCTTAAGTTTCCACCTGGAATGAGAAATATTGCTTAGCTTGTTGTTGACTGAAGAGAAAGGACATTACCGTCATTAGAAATGCAAGTTGTGTGAAAGCCCAAACCCTGGTTAATTATGTATGACAACTGGCATATAGAGACATAGGTATGACTACTGTTGGTAATTCGCACAAACTTTAACACTCATCTGTTTCCGTTACGCCCTTCCCATCGTAAggaacattttcttttattttcggtGAGCATCTTAATTGCAAAATGGCACACAATGCCAAACTGGACAGTGTGAACTGTGGACATGCTCAGAAGACAGCCAGCAGCTGGCTTGTTAGCCCCACTTGGAGCCATCTTTAGGACGCCATTGCGAAGCAATTAGGGCTGGTTAGGCACTTCCTTCTACCCGCTTCCCTCCTCCTTTCTCCTCCTCTCTTTTAGAGCAACAATCAAGCGAACAAATTGGGTTACTGCTCAACTGTCTGGTTAATGGCTACAATGACACAATTAATTGCATGTTGGCTGGCCAGCTGGCTCTCAAGTTAGCCTCTCCCCCACCCTCCACCCACCTTACCGAAAGACACCCCTCCCTACACTCACTTGTCTTTTATTCCGAAGCTCTTGCggcttttgctgctgccaacataaattaatttttgtgcaaaaatttaatatgctttaaataaattagtaattAGTTGtccagaatatatatttacagcaAAGAGTAACAAGACCCGAttaatttaatctttaaaACACGTACAATGAAATAAGCTTAGCATGAATTCGAAATTgggtattatttattaagaagCTTTAATTACAAGTGACAACTCTATTTTTGCGGAAGCCATTTTCAACTTCTTAATCtcgattatattttttgacgGTCAGtcgatttaattgaataaatgtttatgaaaAATCAACACCTAAacacaaaattggaaaattaaatttttttcaatctgtctattttttcatacttatcttaacactttttttttttaaatttaaggttTCATTGACAGATGCAGCAAGCAACTAATTTGCTGCAGGTTGCCGCTCTGCCGCTCAATAATCCTTGCTCTCTActttttcctctctcactctcccactCGCTGTTGCTAGGAAGTTTGACTTTAGCGCAAAGGAACTCATAACAATGAAACTTTTACACAGTTTACAATcatgtgagtgtatgtgtgtgtgggtgtgggtgtgtactACTATTGGTGGCTCACAcataaccacacacacacatacatatacctGCAGATTTTGTGCAAATTAACCCACATTTGCCGGTACTTTCTTCAGTTTGCCGGCTCAGTGCTggtaaaagtgaaaattttcatttggccTAATGGAAAATGCGTTCCACATTTTCTTTGTAATCTTTTCATGTAAGGgcttttttttatcgttttgCCAGCAGATTTTTGTTTCACAAATTGGCAaagttttgtttagttttcattCTGTTTTAATGAGATTTGCTTTCTCCTCATTTGAAGCTATCTGTGTTTGACAAAGCCCTTAAGACTTGACacttgctttttaaattttggtaaGTGCAGTTATAGTTAAAACAATAACCATAAACAGCCatacaattcaattattaataaaaatatgatattcAACGAAGAtcgcaaaaaattaaataaatataattataaatattagatAGCATAATTATAAGTAATTTACCTATATGTGTacctataaattttttttaacaatctTTACAGTCAATTCAAGTGAACTCTCGAgtcacaaataaaaagaaaagcttgtgaaaattaagaataaatatgCTATTGACTTTAATTATAAGAATACCATGTTCATGCTTAAGTGTAGGAAAGGTTGCTTATGTTAGAGAagcattcattaaaaaatgattatctTAACGGTTGAACGGAGCGATGGCAAAGTGCTTTTCGTTGTTAGCCAATTTAATATTCGCTGAAATTGttgtatgcaaatttgtgTGCTCTCGGTCACATTTTGTGCATGCGAAATGCATCAAAGTCACATTACTTGATGTTGGCCATACTTTAGCATTAAAATGCGAACTGCTCTGGCCACGCAATTTGCATAGGAGTATGACTAACAAATTGGGCCACTTCACAGGCGGGCTAAAACCGACTCCGTACTCCAGGGAAAAGGATGGTGAATTGAAGTGGTGGCAGTGGCTCATTAAAATGCCGCCGTGCAAAAGAGTGGAAAACAATGCCGTGGCAGCGACGCCTTCACTTCCGCTTCCGCTTTATGCGTCGACGCTGCGTTAATGGTCCAAAAAGTGAGTGGATGGAAGGCTAGGCGAGGCGGGGCTAGGCGAATTGGAGTGGCTGCTAATGCCAGCGTCAAAGGCAAACGCTTCTTACAAATTTCTGCAAGgccaaccacaacaacaacaatagctacgataaaaagaaaacatagtgccaaagcaacaacaacaatgacttTCTGACCACAAGCAAAGGCAGCTCAGCGAAGCGGACGACTGAGCATATTacaatagcaataaaaaattcGCGCAACTATATGTAAGAGTCAGAAAGAGATGAGAGGCAGATAAAAGACCACTCATTAAAATTGACACAGAGAACTTACTttaaagacaacaaaaaagttgtagaCTTTAACAAAGTCtttgttgtaattaaaaaattgttttttaatgcatGCAGTTGTGAGTTACGATACTTACATGATATATATAAGAGACAATTTATTTAccaaattcatttgaattgcCTCCATTTAAAAGTTAGCAATATCTTTGTTAGATTTAAcgcacatttataaatattcaaataccTGTTGGAAAAGAGAATGGAAGAAAAAGGATTATTAAGTCCATGGTTTTAAGAAAACATTCtgtgaaaatttttaacaatgaataaattgtcttgaatattttaagtaagCAAAAAAGCTCTGtacttaaaagtttttcaaacaaactcttatttataaataggGAAGTATGACTCTAATTTAAGTTAGATAGTAAACCCACACTATCTAACCAATTTCAACTACCGAATATTCTTACATTCGCAATTTGCGCTACAAATCTAAACATGCGGTTAACAgtacgtatacgcaacgttgcgCCTTTGGTGCGCCTAATGAAACGTGTGTTGCCAAAGCCAAATTGTGTAGCGTACTTAGCAACACAAGGGGTTTTTGTGACACTTTGACACAATTTAAGCCAACACCCGATATTCCTTCCCTTATGAGGATAATGTCGAGCTGAGACGACTACGACAACGGCAGGCAAAGTACAACGAAGCCAAGAAGGATGCAGCCCAACCACCTCGtgacaataatttaatttaatgtgttTGCATGCAACGGCGACAAAAGGGAACAAACGATGCGACTCGTTCAACATGGAGCAGAGAAGGACAAGAGTAGCACTCTCATGCATCGAAGGCCCGTCCAATGCCGTCCACGACCCGCGCAAAGATAACTCACAATTTGTGGCTGTTGCGTGCGCGTTGTTCGCATCTTGCATCTTGCAACGCGACCGACGGCAGAAATTTATGGCGCTTCCGTTCGCCGTTTGCCGTTCGCTATGCAAGGGCGCGATCTCGGGGGAATTTATGTTGAAATTATTAGTgtaaacattttgtatttaattaatatggcacagagcagcagcagccggaGGGaccaacaacgacagcaaacGGAGCGAGGACAACCGTGTTGACAATGCAGCCcacaaaaatatgcaatgaaATTCTCTCTTGCGATAgtcaattttatatagtttgctttgctttctgCTTCTCGAGTAATGCGATAATAATGATGTGCGTTATTTATGaccccaacacacacatacactgaaaTGACTGAGAAAAGCTGTGCTAAGTTATGAATGTTGATGCAAAAGCTCTGCAATGCGAACTACAAATTGTGGAGATTGcagagaaattaaataataatgattaaagtCAGCAGATAATTGTAATAGTAAGCtgtaaaatcttaaaatcaataaagaaCGTACCACAGTAAATTTTAGGCGTACAGTTTTAGAATCTTTTGataatgtattaatttatgataggtgatattaaatttaatataattaacaaaggGGAATATGTTATTACAAGAGATTTCATCATGATCATTTTTagattgcatttatttattagcatTTACTGACAGCGCtagataaaaattattcaaacttttgtattattattatttattaaaaactatatataatttgcaaaaaataagttcaagtatcgcaaaaaattaaaaaaaaagctgataATCTAATTATcgataataaaagttataaatctaataaattaaaatacattgtaTGTTATTGAAAACCGACTGCTGCATTTTAAGAGCTTAGTTACTTATacagttatatttaaaaaaaaaagtgtacaCAAATATGATTATGAATACGAGTACTAAAAAACACATTTcgcaataaatttcatttgattctAAGAAGAACATTATCAAAGACACACAAAAAGCACTTACAGGTAAATATTGTCTTAATGGGCCGAGCATTTGTCGTTCCTTGGCATGTCCCCGATCCCTTTAAGGATTTGGGGCACTTATGTGAACCATAAATTGTCTGCAGAAAAGCTAGACATTATAACACAAAGTGTAATAAATATGCGATAAGGCGACCGCCAACATTAAAAAAGCAgcgaaaaaacaacaaaccaattgaaatcaaaatccaacaacaataaaatgataactaagcgtattgttgttgttcgaattgtaaattgaaaacaagGACAGGCTGAAGCTGGATCTAAAGCGTCACCAAATGCAAAGTAATGAGCATAAAAATGACGGAGTATAAAGCcacagaaagagagcgagaacgagagaaagagataaagTCTAAAAGGGAAGTGGGATGGGAGGTGCCAGACTGACCGTAAATCTTTATTGTAGCGCTTTCAAGgtgaaataacaatttaagttTACGAGTACAACGGCGaccaaattaaagaaaattagaaaaaaaaaaacaaaaacaaaagagactCAGTCATctacaatcacacacacacagcgtgACAGAAGgacaatacaaatacacacacacacactcttatatgtctttacaaaaataaagaata includes the following:
- the LOC117781069 gene encoding transmembrane emp24 domain-containing protein 5 → MMLQVACCTLLLLLLLGMGGKAEVSRHRLTIFAEAGRMECYHQAVAATELIFVEYQVIHGGQGEPHINFNLMDPLRRLLVTDHKQGKVKHKLVANETGIYKLCFDNTISSFNQKIVVFNLEIAAANHEELERQLLIKDMTTDYHFDRTYTHLDDYLTKISLNIMRSRQSQDYIRTNEAKDRKLAESSFTLVNNWSCAQFIAMIIVGMLQVFMLRSIFNTDGRIYKFWKKI